CCGACCACTGCAACTACGAACTAGTCACCGACCACTGCAACTAGTCACCGACACTGCAACTCGTCACCGACCACTGTGCAACTAGTTCACAACCACTGCAACTAGTCACCACACACTGCAACTAGAACTACCGATCACCGGACCACTGCAACTAGAACTAGTCACCGACCACTGCAACTAGTCACCGACCACTGCAACTAGAACTAGTCACCGACCACTGCAACTAGTCACCGACCACTGCAACTAGTCACCGACCACTGCAACTAGAACTAGTCACCGACCACTGCAACTAGAACTAGTCACCGACCACTGCAACTAGTCACCAATATAATTTGGAATGTAGCAACTAGTGATGTGCGTGtgagctgtttgttcacccgcctgCAACTTCTAATAACCCATCTTCAACCgctgactatatgtgataaagtgaaactcAGAGGTCCAGACCGTAACCCGCTAATATAGAACATGTGCTGTACAGTCAGAGACGGTGGAACATCTTGACAGGCCTATGTTTCTGCTTCTGGTTTCTGACGTTTTAACTATTTGTtaatcaacttgtctataattagatgcaTGCAGCTTTTCTTCGGTCATTACTTGTTgacctagaagactaaataaacccgtATGTCatgaatgaatgcttcaatctagttgacatctgtAAAGTTTTTCTCATCTCTGCTTCTCTTACACACCAAATACATTTAGAGCCGCTACCACCTTCACATGCGTAGATCTATGGGCGTGCGCTAGGTGGAGTCAGATTTTCTTTTTAGAAACACAACTTTTGGTAACGCGATACCTTGCTGGTCCAGACTCCCATATAGCAACATTCACAAGGGGGCGACAGGTTTTCTTGTTGTCTTCTCATTTGTAGTGGAAGCAAAAGAGGAGTTTCTCTTTCTTGCCTCGTCTTCCCTTGCTAGCAATTTGGATTaacactgcaagctagctagcctttttgcttcccacatctccatgtgaaataatcagattTATAATTAAATAATATGCCCTGGCAAATATTATTCTACTTGCCAGTGTAACCTACAACATTATCCTGATTTGATATGTTGATTCAATGTATTCGCTCCCatatcagcaacaaaaaaaagattcaTCATATTTTTGTCACATAGAAAAGAAGCACATGTCGATCTGTTTTCACGTTTCAAAATAGAATAATGTTATCACTTCTAAACCATCATTTTTTGGTGGATTCTAAGGTGGATTGGTGGATAAGGCTACATAATGGTAATTGTTTGAACAGGCgctgagattatatttggttatcgATACAAAATAGGCTGCTTATTTAACGCCAAGCTAAACCAAGAAGGCAATCTTGAAGTTGAAGTGACTTTAAAGTTAGCTTCCCACATCGGCATGTGACATAATCAGATTTATAATTAAATAATATGCAAATGTTCTTATACTTGCCAGTGTAATTTACAACGTCCCAGTTTGATATGTTGATTCAATGTATTCACTCCCATATCAGCTTTAAAATGTTTTGGTCACAGAGAAAAAGCACATCTCGCAACTGATTTTAACAACAACCTGGAATCACTAGTTATTACTTATAAACAAAAATactaaatataaacgcaacaggtaaagtgttggtcccatgtttcatgagctgaaataaaagatcccagaaatgttccagacaCACAAGAAGCTTTTTtccctcaaattttgtgcacaaaatttgtttacatccctgttagtgagcatttctcctttgccaagataacataTCCACTTGGCAGGTGTGACATATGAAGAAGGCACTGAATAATCTCAGCGATTGTTCAAATAATAAACCAAACAACATTAAAGccttattatactgaacaaaaatataaacgtaacatgcaacaatttcaaccatTTTAAATTGAAGTACATTTATTTagacactaatctatggatttcatatgactgggaatacaaaatAAAGTAGaggcttggatcagaaaaccagtcagtatctggtgtaaccaccgtttgcctcatgcaACGTGTCACATCACCTTTTcatgatcaggctgttgattgtggcctgtggaatgttgtccccctcttcaatggctgtgcaaagttgcgggaactggaacacgctgtcgtacacgtcgatccagagcatcccaaacatgctcaatgggtggcatgcctggtgagtatgcaggccatcgaAGAACTGGGACATCTTCAGATATTGTACACAGATCCTTGcggcatggggccgtgcattatcatgctgaaacatgaggtggtggcggcggatgaatgtaacggcaatgggcctcaggatctcgtcactgtatctctgtgcattcaaattgccattgttaaaatgcaattgtgttcgtttatacctacccataccataacgccgccgccaccatgaggcactctgttgaCATCCGTAAAcggctcgcccacacaacgccagaCACGTggactgcggttgtgaggcccggttgggcgtactgccaaattctcgaaaaaTACGTTGGATGCGGCTCatggtagagaattgaacattacaattctctggcaacagatctggtggacattcctgcggtcagcatgccaatttcccgctccctcaaaacttgacatctgtggcattgtgttgtgacaaaacggcacattttagtgtgaccttttattgtccccagcacaaggcgaTTGGACAAAAACCTAACCACTTCAATGACTAATTTATCTGAACGGGGGGAAAAACCaccaccaaattcactgagaatacaaaCAGTATGTTGAACAAACAATGCTCCACGTCCCAGCTTTATAGTGCTGGTCAAACATGGAGAACTGACACTGTGTACTGGCTGTTGGGGTTAATGTGGGGTTTGGAGGGTCCATTGGTGGCTTCTGACCATGTCTTAATCATTGTTAAGGGATTTGGTCCAAATCAGACTTTAGCTGCTAtagttattgaatattatatgaatcctataaacaatttgggtgcaatcaattagcttaatttctcaaagTGTAatctttcaacaaaataatgtttcagaaaTGGTAAtcgtatctgtttctaactacagaaactatttgagaacaatctgagatggttggTGTCAAATCCTCTTCTGCTTTGTGAGGTGGAATGACCCATGTGTAACtcaatggtctgtctgtctgtctgtctgtctgtctgtctgtctgtctgtctgtctgtcaggacaCCACTCCAGACGAGCTGTTGAGTTGTGTGATGACAGCGGTCCTGGTAGATGTGGGACTGTCACCTGAGAGACTAGGGGACATCTGTGTGGGTGAGTAATCAATGGCTACCTACCTCATAGAAGACATATGATAAGGGTTTATACGTCATGTTTAATGTATACTTTAGCACTAATGTTTTTCTGCCCTCTAGGTAATGTTCTGCAGCCTGGGGCAGGTGCTCTCATGGCCAGAGTGGCTCACTTCCTCAGGTGAGTCTGCCTTACTGTTAGATACGACACACAGGCAAATAGAATGGCACTGAATGGTTTTAACCAGGAATGTATGGCTTTCCTAGTGAGTTCCCAGAGACTGTCCCTGTCTACACCGTCAACAGGATGTGTTCCTCTGGACTACAGGCTCTGTTCAACATCGCAGGTAATAATCCCACATATTacagtgtgtaggcctatgtaacTAGATGAACTCTTCAGCCCTCATTTGTGGCTACAAACTCCATCTTTAGGAACTATCACACCACCATGATAGAGTTGATTTAGTTAACATGTGTTCTCTCTATGTTCCAGGAGCCATCAGGAGTGGGTCATATGATATGGGTCTGGCCTGTGGGTTAGTATAGTCTCCTGTTTTAACCTTGTATGCCTGAAGAATGGATCCTATTTCACTCTTAATATAAAGTACAGGTTCCTAAACAGTATAGAAGTTGAACCTATAACCTGCCGAAACAGTCCAGGTTCCTGAACAGTATAGAAGTTGAACCTATAACCTGCCGACACAGTCCAGGTTCCGACCAGTATAGAAGTTGACACCTAATAACCTGCGAAACAGTCCAGGTTCCTGAACAGTAAATAGAAGTTGAACCTATAAGCTGCCGAAACAGTCCAGTTTCGCTAAACAGTAATAGAAGTTGAACCTATAACCTGCCACGCAGTCCAGGTTCTAACAGTATGAAGTTGAACCTATACCTGCCGAAACAGTCCAGGTTCCTAAACAGTATAGAAGTTGAACCTATACTTGCGCACGCCAGTCAGGTCTAACAGTATAGAAGTTGAACCTATAACATGCCGACAAGTCCAGGTTCTGAACAGTATAGAAGTTGAACCTATAACCTGCGACACAGTCAGGTTTCTGAACAGTATAGAAGTTTGAACCTATAACCTCCCGAAACAGTCAGGTTCTGAATGGCTACTGTTATTTTTGGTTTGTCTCCAGAGTGGAGAGCATGTCTCTGCGGGACGCTGGGGAACCAGGAGATGTGGAGCTCCAGACTTATGGACTACGAGAAGGCTAGAGACTGTGTCATACCTATGGGTAAGGTTGTGCATAACCTTTATATGAATTATGGCTAGGCTATATGATGCTATGTGAATTATGGCTAGGCTATATGATGCTAATGGTGAATTAATGGCTAGGCTTATGATGTTCTATGTGCAGATTATGGTAGGTATATGATGCTATGTGATTATGGCTAGGCTTATATGATGCTATGTGAATTGGTAGGTATATGATGCTATGCTGAAATTATGGCTAGGTCTGATATGATGGCTATGTGAATTATGGTAGTTATGGAGCTTATTATGGTAGGTATGATGTATGTGAATTATGGTAGGCTATATGATGCTATGTGAATTATGGCTAGGCTTAAATGATGCTAATGGAATATGGCTAGGCTTATGATGCTATATGAATTATGGCTAGCTATAGCTGCATATGATTCTGGCTCTATATGATGCTATGTGAATTATGGCTAGGCCAGATGATGCTATATGAATTATGGCTAGGCTATATGATGCCGGTATGATTTGCATTACAAATCTAGCGGCAATGTCGTTGACAAAGGCTGATTTGAAAGTTTCACAGAGAACTTGAAATGGAGGTTGGGGTTATTGTAAGTTTGCAAAACGGTGTCAGTTATGCCAGCTCAGTGTGTTATTCCTGTTCCTCTGAAACAAGTAATTAGCATCAGTTAGAATACAGAAGGTTTCCTGTTCCTTGAACACAGTACATTAGATCAATTATAATACAGAATATTCCCCTGTTCCTCTGAACACATTACATTATCATGCAGTTAGAATACAGAAGTTTTTCTGACTTAGCCCATGCAGCATTTATTCTGACTCAGATTAGTCTACAGTGGGAACACAGTGGTACATTAGTAACGGGGTTGTGCTTGTGATCGGTCACTGCTCTCTGTACAAATGGCTTACTAACTATCTGTGAATATATAATTGAGCACACTCTCTGTAGGATGACTGCAGTGGTGTCATGTTGTCTGTGTTGATAATGTGCCCGGCTGACGGTGTGTGTCACTAATATACTATAATCTGTGTGTTCCGGCGCAGCATCACTCAGAGAATGTGGCAGAGCGGTTCGGTGTTCCAGAGAGAGCAGGATGCATTCGCCTTCAGCTCTCAGCAGAAGTAAGAGAATTTAATATACATGGAGCTGTTATCCACTCTGTATAATATTACCATGGAGCTGTTATCCCTCTGATATAATATTACATGGAGCTGTATCCACTCTGATTAATATTACATGGAGCTGTTATCCCTCTTGATATAATATTACATGAGCTGTTACTCCCTCTGAATATAATATTACCATGGAGCTGTTATCCTCTGATATAATTTACATGGAGTGTTATCCCTCTGATATAATATTACCATGGAGCTGTTATCCACTCTGATATAATATTACATGGGCCTGTTATAACTCTGTTATAATATTACCATGGAGCTGTTATCCCTCTGATATAATATTACGATGGAGCTGTTATCCCTCTGATATATATTACCATGGGAGCTGTTATCCCTCTGATATAATATTACCATGGAGCTGTTTATCCCTCTGATATACATGATTACATGGGAGCCTGTTATCCCTCTGATATAATATTACCATGGAGCTGTATCATTCTGATTAATATTAATGGAGCTGTTTATCCCTCTGATATAATTTACCATGGAGCTGTTATCCCTCTGATATAAATATTACATGGAGCTGTTTTATAACATCTCTGATTAATTTACCATGGCTGTTATCCACTCTGATAATATTATTACCATGGAGCTGTTATCCCTCTGATATAATATTACATGGAGCTGTATCCCTCTGATTAATATTACATGGAGCTGTTATCCCTCTGATATAATATTACCATGGAGCTGTTATCCCACTCCTGATATAATATTACATGGAGCTGTTTCACTCTGATATAATATTACCATGGAGCTGTTATCCCTGTTATAATATTCCATGGAGCTGTTATCCATGATATAATATTACATGGAGCTGTTATCCACTCTGATATAATATTACCATGGAGTGTTATCCACTGTTAATAATATTACCATGGAGCTGTTATCCCTCTGATATAATATTACCATGGAGCTGTTAATCCCCTCTGATATAATATTACATGGAGCTGTTATCCCTCTGATATAATATTACCATGGAGCTGTTATCCTCTGATAATAATATTACCATGGAGCTGTTTACCCCTCTGATATAATATTACCATGGAGCTGTTATCCTCTGATATAATATTACAGATGGAGCTGTTATACACCTCTGATATAATATTACATGGAGCTGTTATCCCCTCTGATATAATATACCATGGAGCTGTTATTCACTCTGTTATAATATTTACATGGAGCTGTTATCCACTCTGATATAATATTTACATGGAGCTGTTATCCCACTCTGATATAATATTACCATGGAGGCTGTTATCCACTCTGATATAATATACCTCATGGAGCTGTTATCCCTCTGATTAATATTACCATGGAGCTGTTATATCTGTTATAATATTACCATGGAGCTGTTATCCATCTGTATATAATATTAGATGGAGCTGTTTATCCACTCTGATATAATATTAGATGGAGCTTTTACTCCTCTGATTAATAATTACCATGGACGCTGTTAATCCACATCTGATATAATCATTACATGGAGCTGTTATCCACTCTGTATAATATTACGATGGAGCTGTTACCTCTGATATAATATTACCATGGAGCTGTTATCCACTCTGATATAATATTACCATGGAGCTGTTATCCACTCTGAATATAATATTACCTATGGAGCTGTTATCCATCTGATATAATATTACGCATGGAGCTGTTACCTCGATTTATTACCATGGAGCTGTTATCCCTCTGATATATATTACCATGGAGGTGTTATCCATTCGATTACATATTTACCATGGAGCTGTTATCCCTCTGATATAATTTACCAATGGAGCTGTTTTTATCCGAGCACTCTGATATAATATTACCATGGAGCTGTTATCCCTCTGAATAATATTACGATGGAGCTGTTATCCACTTTATAATATTACCATGGAGCTGTTATCCACTCTGATATAATATTACATGGAGCTGTTTCCTCTGATATAATATTAGTCATGGAGCTGTTATCCCCTGCTGATATAATATATTACCATGGAGGCTGTTATCCTCTGATATATATGACATGGAGCTGTTGTATCCCTCTGATATAATATTACATGGAGCTGTTACCCCTTGATATAATATTACCATGGAGCTGTTATCCCTCTGATATAATATTACCATGGAGCTGTTATCCACTCTGATATAATATTACCATGGAGCTGTTATCCACTCTGATATAATATTACATGGAGCTGTTATCCCTATGATAATAATATTACATGGAGCTGTTATCACTGATTAATATTACAGGAGCTGTTATCCTCTGATATAATATTACATGGAGCTGTTATCACTCTGATATATACATGGGCATTATCACATGTATAACTATTAAGGGAGCTGTTATCCACTCTGATATAATATTACCATGGAGCTGTATCCACTCTGATATATAATTACCATGGAGCTGTTATCCACTCTGATATAAATATTACCATGGAGCTGTTATCTCACTCTGATATAATATTACCATTGGAGCTGTTATCCACTCTGATATAATATTAACATGGAAGCTGTTATTCCCCTCTGATATAATATTACCATGGAGCTGTTTCCACTCTGATATAAATATTACCATGGAGCTTGTTATCCCTCTGATGATAATATTACCATGGAGCTGTTATCACTCTGATATAATTACATGGAGTTGTTATCACTCTGATATATATCAATGGAGCTGTTATCCCACTTGATAATATTACATGGAGCTGTTATCTCATCTGATATAATATTACCATGGAGCTGTTTCACTCTGATTAGTATTACCATGGAGCTGTTATCCACATCTGATATATATTACCATGGAGCTGTTATCCCATCTGATATAATATTACGCATGGAGCTGTTATCCACTCTGATATAATATTACCATGGAGCCTGTTATCCACTTGAATAATAAATATTACCATGGAGCTGTTATCCTCTGATATAGATATTACCAGGAGCTGTTATCCCTTGATATAATAAATTTACCATGGAGCTGTTTCATCTGATATAATACTGGACGTCACTGAAATTGAGGACTGTTATCCACCTGGATATATATACTACATGGAGCCTGTTATCACCTCTGATATATATACAATGGAGCGCTTATCACTCTGATTAGATATTACATGGAGCTGTTCCATGTTATATATTACATGGCGATCCTTGATATATTCCAGTGTCCCTCTGATATAATTACCAGGAGCTGTTAATCCACTTGATATATATATTACATGGAGCTGTTATCCACTCTGATATAATAATTACCATAGCATGTATCCACTGTTATAATATTACAAATGCGAGCTGTTGATCACTCTGATCTCGATAATTACATGGGCGTTTACCATCTGTATATAATATTAATGAGCTGTTATCTACCTGATATAGATATTACCCATGGAGCTTTTCCACTTGATATAATATTACCATGGAGGCTGTTTACCCCTTGATTTAATATTACCAGGAGCTGTTTCCACTCTGATAATATACTTACCATGGGAGCTGTTATCCACTTGTTATAATTATTACCACATGGAGCTGTTATCACTGATAATACATGGAGTTACATGATCTTATATAATGACGTTACCTATATCATGGAGACTTGATTTCATAAGGCCTTCCTCGTGATATAATATTACCAATGGGAGCTGTTTCACTGCTGATATAACTATACCATGGGCTTTATTCCTCTGATATAATATTACCATGAGGTCTGTACCTCCTCTGATATAATATTACTCATGGAGTCTTTTATCCACTCTGATATAATATTACCCATGGGGAAAAGAGCTGTTTGTATCCCTCTGATATAATATTACCATGGAGGCTGTTATCCCCATTACTGCTGTTATCATGAAAATTTACATGGGCTTAAGCTTGGTATTTTCCGATGGGCTGTTCATCTGATAATAATATACATGGAGCTGTTTCCACTCTGTATATAATATTACCATGGAGCTGGTTAGTCATCTCTGATATAATGAATTACATGAGAGCTGTTACCACTGTATAATAATTACATGGAGCTGTTTAATCCATCTGATATAATATTTACCATGGAGCTGTTATCCCTCGATATAAATTTAATGGAGCTGTTCGCACTCTGTTTAATTTCATGGCGCTGTTTATCCTACCTGATATAATATTACATGGACTTTTATCCCCTCTGATTAATATTACCATGGAGCTGTTACATCACTCTGTTAATATTACATGGAGCTGTTATCACTCTGTATATAATTACCATGGAGCATGTTATCCCTGATATAATATTACATGGAGCTTTTATCCATCTGATATAATTACCATGGAAGCTGTTTCCTTGATACTAATTTGACATGGAGCTGTTATCCCCTGATTATACCATGACTTGTTTATCATCGATTAATATTGTACATGGAAAAAGCTGTTATCCCTCTGAATAATATTAATGGAGCTTGTATTCCACCTTGATTTTAATCATGGAAGCTGTTACTCCCTCGATATACCAGATGTATCCCCGATATATATCCAATGGAGCTGTTTATCACTCTGATATATTATACGATGGAGCTGTTATCCACTCTTGATATTAATTTACTGGAGCTGTTATCCTTGATATAATATTCCCGATGGAGCTGTTATCACTCTGATACATATTTACCAATGGGGCTGTTACACGATATCCATGCTTTTATCCACTAT
This is a stretch of genomic DNA from Salvelinus sp. IW2-2015 unplaced genomic scaffold, ASM291031v2 Un_scaffold5203, whole genome shotgun sequence. It encodes these proteins:
- the acaa1 gene encoding 3-ketoacyl-CoA thiolase, peroxisomal, giving the protein MHRVKVVFGHLSPPNTFKSHSVPFVSGVECSALSASPDDIVVVHGLRTAFGKAKRGSFKDTTPDELLSCVMTAVLVDVGLSPERLGDICVGNVLQPGAGALMARVAHFLSEFPETVPVYTVNRMCSSGLQALFNIAGAIRSGSYDMGLACGVESMSLRDAGEPGDVELQTYGLREG